Genomic segment of Serinicoccus hydrothermalis:
GCGTCCTCCGGGGGCACGGCACTGCTGCTGCTCGCGGCGTCGCCGTCGCCGCTGCCACTGCACGCGGTGAGCCCCACGAGGCTGAGGGTCAGGCCTGCCGCAGCAAGCCACTTCTGCACGGACATCGTCCTTCTCCCTGGTCGGGTGCGGGTGTGCAAGCCGCGGAAACTAGCACGCCCGGATGGGTCGTCCACCCGGCATTCTCCCAGGGTGCGGCCAGGTCCGCCGCGCGAAGCAGCGGGCCGCCGGGCGCGTGCGGGGCGCCGCTCGGCGCAGGATCGGGGCCCCGGGCCCGACCGGGCCTGCGCCCCGGGGGTGGGGCGAGGCATACTCGGGAGCGACCCCGAGCGCGAGGAGCAACGATGTCCGACGAGGGACTGTCCAACATGCTGCACGAGGAGCGCACCTTCGCCCCGAGCGAGGAGTTCGCCGCGCAGGCCAACGGCACGGCCGAGCTGTTCGACCGCGCCCAGGAGGACCGTGAGGGCTTCTGGGCCGAGCAGGCGCGGAAGTACGTGCAGTGGGAGACCGATTTCGACCAGGTCCTGGACTGGTCCGACGCGCCCTTCGCGAAGTGGTTCGTCGACGGCCGGCTCAACGCCTGCGTCAACGCGGTCGACCGGCACGTCGAGGCCGGGAACGGCGACCGCGTGGCGATCCACTGGGTGGGCGAGCCCGAGGACGACACCCGCGACATCACGTATGCCGAGCTGCACGAGCAGGTGCAGCGCGCCGCCAACGCGCTGGCCGACCTCGGCGTGGGCGAGGGCGACACCGTCATGATCTACCTGCCGATGGTGCCCGAGTCCGCCATCGCGATGCTCGCCTGCGCTCGTCTCGGTGCGCCCCACTCGGTCGTCTTCGGCGGCTTCTCCTCCGACGCGCTGCGCAGCCGCATCGAGGACGCGGACAGCAAGGTCGTCATCACCGCCGACGGCGGCTACCGGCGCGGCAAGCCGTCCGGGCTGAAGTCGGTCGTGGACGGCGCGCTGGAGGGCGAGACGCCGGTCGAGAACGTCCTCGTGGTGCAGCGCACCGGGCAGGACGTCGAGTGGACCGAGGGCCGTGACCGGTGGTGGCACGAGGCGCTCGAGGCGGCCGACGCCACGCACGAGGCGCAGGCCTTCGACAGCGAGCACCCGTTGTTCATCCTTTACACCTCCGGCACGACCGGGAAGCCCAAGGGCATCGTCCACACGACCGGTGGCTACCTGCTGCAGACGGCATACACCTCGCACGTCGTGCACGACATCCACCCGGACACCGACGTCTACTGGTGCACCGCCGACGTCGGCTGGGTGACCGGGCACTCCTACATCGTCTACGGGCCGATGACGCTCGGGGCGACCCAGGTGATGTACGAGGGCACGCCGGACACCCCGCACCAGGGCCGGTTCTGGGAGATCGTCCAGGACAAGAAGGTGACGGTCCTCTACACCGCGCCCACCGCGATCCGGACCTTCATGAAGTGGGGCAAGGAGATCCCGGAGAAGTTCGACCTGTCCAGCCTCAAGCTGCTCGGGTCGGTCGGTGAGCCGATCAACCCCGAGGCGTGGATGTGGTACCGCGAGGTCATCGGCGGCGGCCGCTGCCCGATCGTCGACACCTGGTGGCAGACGGAGACCGGCGGGATCATGATCTCGCCGATCCCGGGCGTCACGGAGACACGGCCCGGCTCGGCGCAGCACCCCATCCCCGGCATCAACGCCGTCGTCGTCGACGACTCGGGGAAGCCGGTGGAGAAGGGCTCCGGCGGCTACCTCGTCGTCACCGACCCCTGGCCCTCCATGCTGCGCGGGATCTGGGGCGACCCGGAGCGCTACAAGGAGACCTACTGGAGCCGGTTCGAGGACATGTACTTCGCCGGTGACGGCGCCAAGCTGGACGAGGACGGCAACATCTGGGTCCTCGGCCGGGTGGACGACGTCATGAACGTCTCCGGGCACCGGATGTCCACCGCCGAGATCGAGTCGGCGCTGGTCAGCCACCCGAAGGTCGCGGAGGCCGCGGTCGTGGGCGCGGCGGACGAGACGACCGGTCAGGCGATCTGCGCCTTCGTCATCCTGCGTGGTGACGCCACCGAGGAAGCCGATGAGGACGGCGAGGGCGAAGGTCTCGTCGCCGAGCTGCGCCAGCACGTCGCCAAGGAGATCGGGGCGATCGCCAAGCCGCGCCAGATCATGGTCGTGCCCGAGCTGCCCAAGACCCGCTCCGGCAAGATCATGCGGCGGCTGCTCAAGGACGTCGCGGAGAACCGCGAGGTCGGCGATGTCACCACGCTGGCCGACTCCTCCGTCATGGACCTCATCACGAAGGGCATGAAGGAGGACTGACCCTCTCGGCCGACCCGCGCGGGTGCGCGCGGGCCGGCGGAGGGTATGCCCTCAGCGGCTCTCCCAGGCGTCCGGCTGACGCAGCAGCTCGGCGACCTCGGCCGACCAGGCGCCGTGGCGCAGCTGGTCGAGGGTGGTGCCGTCGAGCACGGTGCGCAGCGCCGCGCGGGTGGCGACCCAGAGGGCCGGCAGGTGCTCCGCCTCGCCGTCGTAGGCGGTGTCGTGCGGCCGCAGTCCCCGCACCTCGGCGAGCGGGCCGTCGACCGCGCGGATGACGTCGCCGACGGCGATCTCGTCGGCGGGCCGGGCCAGGAGGTAGCCACCGCGTGCCCCGCGCCGGGAGGCGACGAGCTCCGCCCGTCGCAGGTCGGCCACGATCGCCTCGAGGAACTTCACCGGCAGGTCCTGGGCCTGGGCGAGGCGGTCGACCGAGACGGGCCTGGCCTTCTGCGCCGGCGTGTCGTCCTGCGCCGCCGCCAGGGCGAGCATGGCCCGGACGGCGTAGTCCGAGCGCGCCGAGATGTCCACGTCCCCAGTCTCTCGCACCCCCCGGTCGGGGTCGGGGAGCAGGCCGCTTGACATTTATCCTAGTCAACCGACAGGATTTGCAGGAATAACCCGGGCGACGTCGCCCGAGCCCGTGATGTACGACCCTCCAGGACGGCTCTCATGCGTCAACTCATCCTGCTCGCCCTCGTCGGCCTCGCCGCCCAGCTCGTCGACGGCGGGCTCGGCATGGCCTACGGCGTGACCACCACCACCCTGCTGCTCATGCTCGGCACCAACCCCGCGGCCGCGTCGGCCACCGTCCACCTCGCCGAGATCGGCACCACCCTGGCCTCGGGCACCGCGCACTGGAAGTTCGGCAACGTCGACCCGAAGGTCGTGCTGCGGGTGGGTGTGCCCGGCGCGGTAGGGGCCTTCCTCGGCGCCACCGTGCTGAGCTCGATCGACGCCGAGGTGGCCCGGCCCATCACCGCGACGATCCTGCTCGTGCTCGGCGTCTACCTGCTCGCCCGCTTCACCCGCAGCGGTATGCGGACCGATCGGCTCGGGCAGCCGCTGCGCCGCCGCTTCCTCACCCCGCTCGGGCTCTTCGCCGGGTTCCTCGACGCGACCGGCGGCGGGGGCTGGGGTCCGGTCGGCACGCCCGCGCTGCTCGCCAGCGGCCGCATGGAGCCGCGCAAGGTCGTCGGCTCCATCAGCGCCTCGGAGTTCCTCGTCGCGCTGGCCGCGAGCCTGGGCTTCCTCGTCGGGCTGGGCCACCAGGGCATCAACCTCGCGTGGGTGCTGGCCCTACTGGCCGGCGGGCTCGTCGCGGCCCCGATCGCGGCCGGTCTCGTGCGGGTCATCCCGCCGCGGCTGCTCGGCGTCGGCGTCGGCGGGCTGATCGTGCTCACCAACGCGAGGACGCTGCTGCGCAGCGAGATGGTCGACGTCGGCGACGTGACCCGCTCGCTCGTGTATGCCGTGATCGTCGCGGTCTGGCTCGGTGCGCTCAGCTACGTGATCGCCGTGACCCGGGTCAACCGTGCCGCCGCAGGTGGCGCCACGGACGACTCAGCCCGAACCGCCGCCCGCTGACCTCGGTCACGGTGATCGCGACGACGTTGACCTTCTCGTCGCCGATCCAGGGCCGTAGCCGCAGGTTCGCGACCTCGCGGGCCTCCGGGCCCTCGAGGAGCTCGGCGGTGCCGCGCGCCACGACGCTCCAGGCGGTCTCGGCGTCGTCGTCGACCTGGTCGATCTCGAAGGCGACGTCGGAGTCCATGACCACGCCGAGCAGCTTGGAGCCCTCGGCCGTGCGGAAGATGAGGCGGCCGTGGTCGACGGCGTAGTTCACCGGCGTGATGTGCACCTCGTCGGTCAGGTGGTAGGCCAGCCGGCCGAGCTCCTGGTCGGCGAGGAGGCTCCAGCACTCCTGCTCGGAGAGGTGGGTGGTGGGCGAGTCGCTCATCAGCTGCTCCTTCGGACGAGGTGGTGCTCCTAGCATACTACGAGTAGTAGTAATAGTGGGAGCGACAGCACCCCCCGGTCCGGAGCTGTAGCGGTGAAGTCCGCTCAGCCGCCGAACGCCCGCTCGAAGGTGCTCTGCAGCTGGGTCAGGGCGAGCCAGGCGAAGAGCAGGGCGCAGATGCCCATGAGGACGTTGACGACCATGCCGTTGCGCCACTCCTGCGGCGTGCGGTCGGTGTTGAGGATCCACAGCAGCGTCACCGCGAGGAACGGCATGAAGAACGCCCCGAGCACGCCGTAGGCCAGGATCAGCCAGACCGGCTGACCCACGAAGAGCATGATCATCGGCGGGAAGGTCAGCCACAGGATGTAGGCCTTGTACCAGGTGCCGCCGAGGCGCACGCTCGGGTCGTCCTTGGGCAGCTTGCGGGCGTGGCCGATGAAGTCGGCGAACATCATCGAGACGCCGTTCCACACGCCCACGAGCGAGGACATGGCCGCCGACCAGAAGCCGATGAGGAAGACCGTGCCGGCCCACGAGCCATACCGCTCGCCGAGGACGCGGGAGAGGTCGAGCAGGCCCTCGTCACCGGTCTCGACCGCGATCCCGGCGGAGTAGAGCAGCTCGGCGCCGACGATGAGGGTGGAGATGACGAAGATGCCGGTGACGGTGTAGGCGACGGTGTTGTCCAGCCGCATGACGCGCATGTGACCCGGGGTGGTCCAGCCCTTCTCCCGGATCCAGTAGCCGTAGGCCGCGAGCGTGATGGTTCCGCCGACTCCGCCGGCGACGGACAGGACGTTGATGAGGCCGCCCTCGGGGATGCGCGGGACCAGGCCGGTGATGAGCTCGGGGATGTTGGGCAGGGTCAGCACCGCGGCGATGAACATCGTCACGAACATCACGCCGACGAGCGCGGCGCAGACCTTCTCGAAGAAGGCATACTTCCCGAACCACACCAGCGCCGCGCCGACGAGACCGGACAGGATGCCCCACCAGGTCACCGAGAGCGCCGGGAAGAGGCTCGCCAGCGGCAGCCCGGTGCCGGCCATCGCGGCGGCGCCGTAGACGAAGCCCCAGATGACGATGTAGGGCGCGAAGTACCACGTCGTCCAGCGGCCAAGAGTGGCCCAGCCCTCGTAGATCGTGTTGCCGGTGGCGAGGGAGTAGCGGCCGGCGCCCTCGACGAGCACGACCTTCATGAGGCAGCCGACGACGACCGCCCAGAGGAGGGCATACCCGAACCTCTGACCGGCGATGACCGTGGCGACGAGGTCGGCGGCACCGACACCCGTTGCAGCGACGATGAGGCCGGGGCCGACGAGCCTCCAGCCGGGGCGTGACGCGGGGGCGGTCTGCGACTGCGTTGTCATGGCGTCATGTCTACACCAGGGGTGCGGCGCGACCCGCCCGAGCCGGGTGCATGGCATCGTGAGGTATGCGCGTGACCGAGCTGTGGAGATATCCCGTCAAGTCCTTCGGCGGGGAGGCGGTGGAGAGCTCTCCGGTCGAGCCGTGGGGTCTGGAGGGGGACCGGCGCTGGGGCGTCGTCGGTCCGGACGGCTTCCCGGTGACCGCGCGGGAGTGCCACGAGCTGCTGGGGCTCACCGCGTCGCAGGTGGACGAGGAGACGATCCGGCTGACGGCGCGCGACGGCGACTCGATCCTCGTCGAGACGCCGCTCGGGGTGCCGGTGGTGCCGGTCGGGCACTCGCGGCAGGGCTTCGCGCCGCCGGCCGACCAGGACGTGAGCGAGTGGGTCTCGCAGCACGCGGGACGGGACCTGCGGCTGGTGTGGCAGGAGGACCCGAGCGTGCGGCGGATCTCCGGCGCGCACGGCGGCGAGGAGGGGGAGTCGCTCTCGCTCGCGGACACCGGGCCGCTGCTGCTCACGAGCGAGGCGTCGTTGACCCGGCTGTCCGACTGGATCCTCGAGGGCGGCGGCGAGCCGGTGCCGATGTCGCGCTTCCGGCCCAACGTCGTGGTCGACGGCGACGAGCCGTTCGCCGAGGACGGGTGGGGGTTCGTGACGATCGGGGAGGTGCGGTACCGGCGCACCGAGCTGTGCGACCGGTGCGTCATGACGCAGATCGACACCGGGACGCTGCAGACCGGCAAGGAACCCATCCGCACGCTCGCGCAGCACCGCCGGTGGGACGGCACGACGTGGTTCGGCATCCGGCTCGTGCCGGTGGGGCTTGAAGGCGGTCCGGCGCAGGTCGCGGTGGGGGACGAGGTCGTCGCGGACGAGGAGACGTCGTGAGGTCCGGGGTCCTCTGGGCGACGGGGGTCTATGCCTCCTTGGTCGTCTTCGGCGTGGTGTTGGTCGTCGTGGACGACTGGGAAGCGTCCGGAGCCCTGGCGTCCGGGCTGGTCGGTGGCGGTTGTGCGGCGCTCGTGGTCACCGCGCTCGCGCCTCGGCGAACGCTCGGCTGGGCGCCCGCGCTCTTCGCCTTCGCGAGCGTCGCTCTCGCGTTGCAGGGCATCGGGGTGCGCCTGGCCGAGCTGGAGCAGCCGGGGTCGACCCTCGGTGGGTCAGGTCTGGACCTGATCACCTTGCTGCTCCTGTTCGCCTGGCCCGTCGGCTTGGTCTTCATGATCATCCTGCTCCTGCAGAGGCCGGCAGAGGTGTCTGGGTCTGACGAGCCACGGGGTGATCGGCCGGCATGACGCGGCGGTGACCAACGTCTCAGGCGCCGATGTCCTCCCAGATGGTCAGGCAGAACACCTGACCCACGGGGTCGCGGAAGACGAGGCAGTGCTCGGCGTTCGGCTGCTCGCTCTCGCGTCGGGCGCCGCAGGCGAGTGCGTGCCGCTCGCCCTCCTTCAGGTCGTGGACGTAGAAGTCCAGGTGCAGCAGCACGGGTCGCTCCCCGTCCGGCCAGGTGGGCGGCTGGTAGTCGCTCACGGTCTGGACGTCGATCCGGCCGCCTGGGCCGTCGACGACCGCCCAGGCGGGGATCGAGAAGGTCACCTCACCGCCGGTGAGCTCGGCGTAGAACCGGGCGAGGGCGGGCGCGTCAGGGCAGTGGAGCGTGGGGGAGGACAGCCTGGGGAGAGGTGTCTGGGCACGGGTGTCGCTCATACCCGTATGACGACGGCTGGGTCCTTGACTCATCGCTGGCGGGTGAGAACGCGGGGTGTGACCGGTCAGTCCTGGGCGAGGTGGGCGTCGTTGAGCTTGTTGAGCAGGCGCTCTAGCTCGGCCCGCTCGGGATCGTCCAGGGCGCCGAAGTAGTCGCTGCGCGACCCGCGCAGCTCGGCCTGCAGGTCGTCCCAGGCGCGCTGTCCGTCCGGGGTCAGGGTGAGCACGACGCGTCGTCGGTCGGTGGTGTCGGCGGCGCTGCTCAGCCAGCCGCGCTCGCGCAGCTTGCGCACGGTGGCTCCGGCGTTGCGGGCATCGATCGCGAGCTGGCGCGCCAGCTCGACCTGGCTCGCCGACCCGTCGACCAGGACCGCCAGTGCCGCGAACTCGGCGTTCGTCATACCGCGCGACCGCAGGAAGCCTCCCCACGCTGCGTCGGTGCGACGGCCGACGGTGGCGAGGAGGAAGCCGGCGCGACGGCGGAAGCTCAACCCTGGTGACATAGACATAATTTATGTAAAATAAGCGCATGGCTGCAACCCCGGGGATCCAGGACCTGACCGCCACCCTCGACCGGCACCGTGGCTTCCTGCTGCAGACGGCGGAGGGGCTCAGCGAGGAGCAGGCGCGGACGGCGAGCACGGTCAGCGCCCTCAGCATCGCCTCGATCCTCAAGCACGTGGCCGACACCGAGGAGCAGTGGATGCAGTTCGCGCTGCGCGGTGCCGACGCCTTCGACCAGGTCTACAACCAGGACGTCGACTGGGATGCCGTCGACGCCGCGGCGAGCGAGGGCGACGGGGACTGGGGCGAGTGGGAGGACGACCGCTTCGTCCTCGGCGACGACGAGACCCTGCCGGTCCTGCGTCAACGGGTCCTCGACGTCGGGGCGGAGACGACGCGCATCCTCGGTGAGGCCGACCTGGACCTGACGCACCCGCTGCCCGAGGCGCCATGGTTCGAGGAGGGCGCGGTGTGGTCGGTGCGCCGGGTGGCGATGCACATGATCGCCGAGATCTCGCAGCACGCCGGCCACGCCGACATCATCCGCGAGGCGGTGGACGGTCAGCGCACGATGGGTTGAGCGTCCGGGTGGTTCGGCAGGGCTGGGCCCCTGACCTCGAGCCGGTTCGTCAACTGAACGCCGGTATGTCAGTCGCGAGCCTCCTCGAGGAGGCTCTGATCTGACATATCGGCTCGGAGACGGGCGACGACCCCGTGCGATGGCCGGGCGGGAGGGCAGCCACTAAGGTCGAGGCCCAGGAGGCCGCGACGACGACCGGCCACCAGAGACCTGCGAAGGAGATGCCATGGTGCAGCGTCAGGTGCCCAAGCCCAGCGAGATCTTCGAGCTGGTGAAGTTCCGCAAGCCCAGCCTCGACCTCACCGGGTCCCGCCTGGAGCAGGCCCAGACCGTCGAGGATCTGCGCCGGATCGCCAAGCGCCGCACCCCGTCCGCCGCCTTCGACTACACCGACGGGGCCGCCGACGGCGAGGTGTCGCTGGCCCGGGCGCGCCAGGCCTTCCAGAACGTCGAGTTCCACCCGGGCGTCCTCACCGACGTGACGAACGTCGACACCACCGTCGAGATCTTCGGCGGCCCCAGCGCCCAGCCGTTCGGCATCGCGCCGACAGGGTTCACCCGGCTGATGCAGACCGAGGGGGAGTCGGCGGGCGCCGGCGCGGCCGGGGTGGCGGGCATACCCTTCACGCTGTCGACCCTCGGCACCACCTCGATCGAGGACGTCCGCGCGGCCAACCCGGACGGCCGCAACTGGTTCCAGCTGTATGTCATGCGCGACCGGTCGATCTCCTACGGCCTGGTCGAGCGGGCGGCGGAGGCCGGCTTCGACACCCTCATGTTCACCGTGGACACCCCGGTCGCGGGTGCCCGGCTGCGGGACAAGCGCAACGGCTTCTCCATCCCGCCGCAGCTGACCGCGCGCACCGTGCTCGACGCCATCCCCCGGCCCTGGTGGTGGTGGGACTTCCTCACGACGCCCAAGCTGGAGTTCGCCTCCCTCTCCACGACCGGCGGGACGGTGGGGGAGCTGCTGAACAGCGCGATGGACCCCAGCATCGACTTCGACGACCTGCGCGAGATCCGGGAGATGTGGCCCGGCAAGCTCGCGGTCAAGGGGGTGCAGACCGTCGCCGACGCGGTGAAGCTGGCGGAGTTCGGGGTCGACGGGATCATCCTGTCCAACCACGGCGGTCGGCAGCTCGACCGCGCACCCGTGCCTTTCCACCTCCTGCCGGACGTGGCGCGGGAGGTCGGTGGCGACGTCGAGATCGTCGTCGACACCGGCATCATGAACGGCGCGGACGTCGTGGCCTCGCTGGCCCTGGGCGCCGACTTCACGATGGTCGGCCGGGCCTACCTCTACGGGCTCATGGCCGGCGGTCGCCGCGGCGTGGACCGCATGATCGACATGCTCAGCGAGCAGGTCGCGCGGACGATGAGGCTGCTGCAGGTCGGCTCGGTCGCCGAGCTGAACCCGGACCACGTGACCCAGCTGCGCGAGCTGCTGCCGGTCGAGCGCCGGCGACCGCAGTCCTAGCCCCGGCTCACCCGTGACCCCGGCAGACTCCGCCACGGGTGTCGCAGCGTTGGGCGTCGAGGACAAGCGCTCCCGGGTGGACGAGCCCCACGTCGGTGCGCTCAACGACCTCGCGCGCTCGCTGCGGGTGAGGGACGGCGGGGTAGAGCGCTTCGTCCCGTGGTTCGACCCGGACAGCGGGGGCGTGGCCGCGCAGGACCTCGTGCTCATGGAGACCCCCGGTCCGCGCACGGTCGCGGTCGGCGACCTGGGGTTCAGCTCGGAGGACAACGCCGACCCCACCGCGGCGGCCCTGCGCGAGGCGAGAGCGGGCGCGGGTCTCGCGCGGACGGCATACCTGCGGTGCAACGTCGTGCCGTGGCCCCTGGTCGACATCGCCGGTCACCGTCGCCCGCCGCTGGTCGCGGATCTGGACGACGCGCGCCCCGCGCTCCAAGAGCTCCTGAGCCTGCTGCCGGACCTCGAGCTGGTGGTGGCGGTCGGCGCCCCGCGCTCACGGGGATCATGCGGCTGCTCACCTCAGGATCGACGGGTATGCCCGGCCTCCCCCGGGTCCTCGGGGTGCCGCACCCGTCCCCGCGCAACGCGGGGCGGCGCGAGGAGGCGCGGGCGCGGTTGACCGCGGCCCTGGCGCTCGGCGCGCACCTCTCTCAGGCAGGCGCCTGGAGGAGCTGACCGCGGTAGGCCCCACGGGCCGTGCGCACGGCCACGACGGCCCAGGCCGCCAGCAGGCCGACGTAGAAGACGACCGCGGCCCCGGCGAACAGGTGCGCCCCCGTCGCCTCCGCGAGGCCGGAGGTGCCGGTGACGACCGTGCCGACGGGGAAGGTGAATGACCACCACGTCAGAGCGAAGGGCATACCGGAGCGGACGGTGCGGACGGTGATGGCGACGGCCAGGACGGCCCAGAGCATCGCGAAGCCCCACATGGGCGCGCCGTAGATCAGCCCGGCGGCCTCGAAGGCACTGCCGTAGGGGCCGGGCAGCACGTCGGCCGCTGTGGCGCCGAGGGTGTGGCCTGCGGTGATGGACTGACCCAGGGGGCCGAGCACGATCCAGAGGGTTGGGATCGTCGCCGAGGCACCGGCGCCGTGCCGCGCCAGCCGTCCCCAGATGAGCGTGATGACGACGAGGCTGGCGACCAGCGTCAGGCCGAACATGGCGGTGCACAGCAGCTGCATCGTCAGCTGCCACTGGCCCGCGGGCAGGTGGGGGATGAGGAGCGGGCCGGTGGCGGCGCTGACCATCGGGGGGACGATCGGCATGAGCCAGCCGCCGAAGGCCGAGTCGGGCTCGACCTCGTGGCTCATGAACGTCCGGTAGGGCACGGCGACCGCGGTCCACAGGCCGAGGGCCGTGCCGACGGTCCACAGCGTGGCGTTCATCGCGACGGCGGCCGTCGTGCCGATGAGCGGCTGGCCGACGAGCATCGCCCCTGCGCCGACGGTCATGAAGGCCATGGCGGGGGCGCCGTAGAAGTGCGACATCACGGGGTCCCCGAGGTGGGACCGCGCCGTCCGCGGGTGCAGCCGCCAGTGCATCGCCGTGGCGAGCAGCACGACGACCAGCAGCACGACGTCGAGCACCCAGACCGCGCGGGCGAAGGCACCGAGCCCGGGGACCGTCACGGGCAGGGTGGCCGCGGCGTTGGCGACGATGCCCGTGCCCATGACGGAGGCGAACCAGTTCGGCCCGATGAAGCCGAGCGCCGGCTGCCCCTCGAGCGCCGAGAGGAAGCTCGTCCGCCTGCGCCCGCCGTGCGCGGACGGCGCAGTGGCGGTGGAGATCGAGCGGTCCTCACGGTGCAGTGCCACAGATCCGGTCATGGCTCCAGCATCCGGCGGGACGCTGCGGCCCGGTAGACGTCTCTGTCCTGTGCAGGGACAAGCCTGGCCTGTGGGTGAGGCGTAGGGTGACCGCATGGACTCCCCTCACGTCCCCGACCTCGCCGGGCTGCGGCTGGTCGTCGCGATCGGTCGCACCGGGAGCATCGGTGCGGCCTCGCGGGCGACCGGGGTGTCCCAGCAGGCGGCCTCGGAGCGGCTGCGCGGCATCGAGGCGCAGACCGGGCTCACCCTCGTGCAGCGTGGCCCGCGGGGCTCGGACCTCACGCCGTCGGGGGTGGTCTTCACCGAGTGGGCAGCGCGCCTCATCGAGCTCACCGACGAGGTTGAGGCCGCCATCCGCGGCCTGCGGGAGGAACGCTCTCTCGGCCTGAGCGTCTGGGCGAGCATGACGATCGCCGACGCCCTCATGCCCGGGTGGCTCGTCCGGCTGCGTCGGCGGCAGGAGCATGAAGGGGCGCAGGTCACCGCGGTCAGCCTCACCGCGTCCAACAGCAGCCAGGTCCTCGAGGCCGTCCGCGACGGCACGGCCCACCTCGGGTTCGTCGAGGGCGTCGGCGCGCCAGGCAACGTCCGCTCCACCGTGGTCGCCCACGACGAGCTGCTGCTGGTCGTGGCTCCGGACGACCCCCTGGCCCGTCGCCGGCGGCCGCTCGAGGCGGCCGAGGTCGCCGAGCTCCCGCTGACCGGCCGCGAGGTGGGCTCGGGGACGCGCGACGTGGTCGAGCAGGCACTCGCCCGGGAGGGCCTGCAGCTGCACGAGTCGGTCATCGAGCTGACCACGACGACCGCGGTGAGGGAGTCCGTGCTGGCGGGAGGGGCGCCCGCCCTCCTCAGCAGGCGGGTCGTGGAGCGCGACCTGGAGGCCGGGCGCCTCGTCGCCGTCGGGACGACCCTCGACCTGGGCCGCGAGTTCCGCGCCATCTGGGTGGGCAGCCCCACCCCGCCCGCGGGGCCCGCGCGGGACCTCATCGCCATCGCCCGGGGGCGGCATCGCGCAGCCACGGCTCCCCGGCGGTGAGGCTCGCCCCCTGCCAGGATGCTGGTATGCCCTCGCTGGAGACCGAGCGTGTCGTGATCGTCCTGCGGGAGCGCCCGTCGGCGGCGGTGGCCATGGCCCTGCACCGCCTGCTCGGACTGGGGGTGTCCGAGGCCGTGCGCCGCGCCGGGGCGGGTGAGCCCTTGCTCGACCGCGGCCTGCAGCTCGACGACCGTGTGCCCTTCGAGCGGCTCGTCGAGGAGGTGCTGCGCACGATCGCGCCCTGCGCGCACGACCTGCACGTCGTGCCGCCGGACGAGCCTCCCGGCGACGCCAACCGGGTCGACGCGGAGACCCTGCGCAGGACCCTCCGACCGCAGCCGCCGGAGCGCCCGACCCTGCCGCCTCGACCAGATGCCCACCTCGCGGAACTCATCGCCCGGGGCACCCGCGCGGCCCTGGCCGAGCTGCCGGAGGCGGTGGCGCGCGACCTGTGCCTGGTCGCCCTCGTCACCACCGGCGAGGCGCTGCGGCCCTACCTCGGCGTCACGATCCACGGCCCCGGCCGGTGGGACCTCGCCGACGGCGAGCAGGCGATC
This window contains:
- the acs gene encoding acetate--CoA ligase; its protein translation is MSDEGLSNMLHEERTFAPSEEFAAQANGTAELFDRAQEDREGFWAEQARKYVQWETDFDQVLDWSDAPFAKWFVDGRLNACVNAVDRHVEAGNGDRVAIHWVGEPEDDTRDITYAELHEQVQRAANALADLGVGEGDTVMIYLPMVPESAIAMLACARLGAPHSVVFGGFSSDALRSRIEDADSKVVITADGGYRRGKPSGLKSVVDGALEGETPVENVLVVQRTGQDVEWTEGRDRWWHEALEAADATHEAQAFDSEHPLFILYTSGTTGKPKGIVHTTGGYLLQTAYTSHVVHDIHPDTDVYWCTADVGWVTGHSYIVYGPMTLGATQVMYEGTPDTPHQGRFWEIVQDKKVTVLYTAPTAIRTFMKWGKEIPEKFDLSSLKLLGSVGEPINPEAWMWYREVIGGGRCPIVDTWWQTETGGIMISPIPGVTETRPGSAQHPIPGINAVVVDDSGKPVEKGSGGYLVVTDPWPSMLRGIWGDPERYKETYWSRFEDMYFAGDGAKLDEDGNIWVLGRVDDVMNVSGHRMSTAEIESALVSHPKVAEAAVVGAADETTGQAICAFVILRGDATEEADEDGEGEGLVAELRQHVAKEIGAIAKPRQIMVVPELPKTRSGKIMRRLLKDVAENREVGDVTTLADSSVMDLITKGMKED
- a CDS encoding RrF2 family transcriptional regulator — translated: MDISARSDYAVRAMLALAAAQDDTPAQKARPVSVDRLAQAQDLPVKFLEAIVADLRRAELVASRRGARGGYLLARPADEIAVGDVIRAVDGPLAEVRGLRPHDTAYDGEAEHLPALWVATRAALRTVLDGTTLDQLRHGAWSAEVAELLRQPDAWESR
- a CDS encoding sulfite exporter TauE/SafE family protein; amino-acid sequence: MRQLILLALVGLAAQLVDGGLGMAYGVTTTTLLLMLGTNPAAASATVHLAEIGTTLASGTAHWKFGNVDPKVVLRVGVPGAVGAFLGATVLSSIDAEVARPITATILLVLGVYLLARFTRSGMRTDRLGQPLRRRFLTPLGLFAGFLDATGGGGWGPVGTPALLASGRMEPRKVVGSISASEFLVALAASLGFLVGLGHQGINLAWVLALLAGGLVAAPIAAGLVRVIPPRLLGVGVGGLIVLTNARTLLRSEMVDVGDVTRSLVYAVIVAVWLGALSYVIAVTRVNRAAAGGATDDSARTAAR
- a CDS encoding pyridoxamine 5'-phosphate oxidase family protein yields the protein MSDSPTTHLSEQECWSLLADQELGRLAYHLTDEVHITPVNYAVDHGRLIFRTAEGSKLLGVVMDSDVAFEIDQVDDDAETAWSVVARGTAELLEGPEAREVANLRLRPWIGDEKVNVVAITVTEVSGRRFGLSRPWRHLRRHG
- a CDS encoding Nramp family divalent metal transporter; its protein translation is MTTQSQTAPASRPGWRLVGPGLIVAATGVGAADLVATVIAGQRFGYALLWAVVVGCLMKVVLVEGAGRYSLATGNTIYEGWATLGRWTTWYFAPYIVIWGFVYGAAAMAGTGLPLASLFPALSVTWWGILSGLVGAALVWFGKYAFFEKVCAALVGVMFVTMFIAAVLTLPNIPELITGLVPRIPEGGLINVLSVAGGVGGTITLAAYGYWIREKGWTTPGHMRVMRLDNTVAYTVTGIFVISTLIVGAELLYSAGIAVETGDEGLLDLSRVLGERYGSWAGTVFLIGFWSAAMSSLVGVWNGVSMMFADFIGHARKLPKDDPSVRLGGTWYKAYILWLTFPPMIMLFVGQPVWLILAYGVLGAFFMPFLAVTLLWILNTDRTPQEWRNGMVVNVLMGICALLFAWLALTQLQSTFERAFGG
- a CDS encoding MOSC domain-containing protein; translated protein: MRVTELWRYPVKSFGGEAVESSPVEPWGLEGDRRWGVVGPDGFPVTARECHELLGLTASQVDEETIRLTARDGDSILVETPLGVPVVPVGHSRQGFAPPADQDVSEWVSQHAGRDLRLVWQEDPSVRRISGAHGGEEGESLSLADTGPLLLTSEASLTRLSDWILEGGGEPVPMSRFRPNVVVDGDEPFAEDGWGFVTIGEVRYRRTELCDRCVMTQIDTGTLQTGKEPIRTLAQHRRWDGTTWFGIRLVPVGLEGGPAQVAVGDEVVADEETS
- a CDS encoding VOC family protein, encoding MSDTRAQTPLPRLSSPTLHCPDAPALARFYAELTGGEVTFSIPAWAVVDGPGGRIDVQTVSDYQPPTWPDGERPVLLHLDFYVHDLKEGERHALACGARRESEQPNAEHCLVFRDPVGQVFCLTIWEDIGA
- a CDS encoding MarR family winged helix-turn-helix transcriptional regulator; translated protein: MTNAEFAALAVLVDGSASQVELARQLAIDARNAGATVRKLRERGWLSSAADTTDRRRVVLTLTPDGQRAWDDLQAELRGSRSDYFGALDDPERAELERLLNKLNDAHLAQD